The following are from one region of the Mesorhizobium sp. B4-1-4 genome:
- a CDS encoding DUF3828 domain-containing protein produces MKLLLAAILLIAAPAAAWAGSASDAVKFFYVPQVKFEADAQYRDRFTEPVTKLFDLNDQAAKKNPDQVACIDFDPGLDAQDFDQKTVSKTLKLSETVDGDTAQVVANFNLFSEGDDSPREMHWSLKKVDGKWKVSDIASKTSDWTLSQLECMTGQDQE; encoded by the coding sequence ATGAAACTGCTGCTCGCTGCCATCCTGTTGATTGCCGCACCCGCCGCCGCTTGGGCTGGTTCGGCGTCCGACGCCGTGAAGTTCTTCTATGTTCCGCAGGTCAAGTTCGAAGCCGACGCACAATACCGGGATCGCTTCACCGAGCCGGTGACGAAACTGTTCGATCTCAACGACCAGGCAGCCAAGAAGAATCCGGACCAGGTCGCCTGCATCGACTTCGACCCTGGTCTGGATGCGCAGGATTTCGACCAGAAGACCGTTTCCAAGACCCTGAAACTGTCCGAAACGGTGGATGGCGATACGGCGCAGGTGGTGGCGAACTTCAACCTTTTTTCGGAAGGTGACGATTCACCGCGCGAAATGCACTGGTCGCTGAAGAAGGTCGATGGCAAGTGGAAGGTATCGGATATCGCTTCCAAGACCAGCGACTGGACGCTGAGCCAACTCGAATGCATGACGGGCCAAGATCAGGAGTGA
- a CDS encoding mandelate racemase/muconate lactonizing enzyme family protein: MRIQSIKVYQVLLPVKGGAYRMASDTVQNLDSTLVEVTTEDGLSGWGETCPIGPVYQPQHALGARAAIAEMAPGLVGEDTASMRRLAKRMDERLNGHNYAKAALDIALLDLAGQRLGVPVSTLLGGALTDRVPSYYSTIVGAPDETARIALDKVKAGYPRLQIKISGRDLEQDVATVHKVWEAVGFKARIAVDANRGLTAAAALHIDRLCQAIPFVFEQPCNTMEEVAGLKGRVTHPIYLDENTEDLNAVLRAVSSGIADGFGLKVTRLGGLTKMVTVRDLCAIRSLPHSCDDAWGGDIIAAACVHLAATVEPRRFEGAWIAQEYIEGHTDPVNPIVIENGHIRVPQMPGLGVKPERSQLNAPIATFGD, encoded by the coding sequence ATGCGTATCCAGTCAATCAAAGTCTATCAGGTGCTTCTGCCCGTCAAAGGCGGTGCCTACCGGATGGCCAGCGATACCGTGCAGAATTTGGACAGCACGCTGGTTGAAGTGACCACCGAGGACGGACTATCGGGCTGGGGCGAGACTTGCCCGATCGGCCCCGTTTATCAGCCGCAACACGCTCTGGGCGCGAGAGCGGCAATTGCCGAAATGGCGCCTGGCCTCGTGGGCGAGGACACAGCGTCCATGCGCCGCCTCGCCAAAAGAATGGACGAGCGGCTGAACGGGCATAACTATGCCAAGGCGGCCCTGGATATAGCTCTCCTCGACCTCGCCGGCCAACGGTTGGGCGTTCCGGTTTCAACACTTCTAGGCGGTGCTCTCACCGATCGTGTGCCGTCTTACTATTCGACAATTGTCGGTGCTCCCGACGAGACCGCGCGTATTGCCCTCGACAAGGTCAAGGCCGGCTACCCACGGCTGCAGATCAAGATCAGCGGGCGGGATCTCGAACAGGACGTCGCCACGGTGCACAAAGTATGGGAGGCGGTCGGCTTCAAGGCACGGATCGCCGTCGACGCCAATCGTGGCCTGACCGCTGCCGCGGCGCTGCACATCGATCGGCTTTGCCAGGCAATTCCATTCGTGTTCGAACAGCCTTGCAATACCATGGAGGAAGTCGCTGGTCTCAAAGGACGCGTTACCCATCCGATCTATCTCGATGAGAACACCGAGGATTTGAATGCCGTGCTGCGGGCGGTTAGTTCAGGCATCGCGGATGGTTTCGGACTGAAAGTCACGCGCCTTGGCGGTCTCACCAAGATGGTCACGGTTCGCGACCTCTGTGCGATTCGATCGCTTCCGCACAGCTGCGACGACGCCTGGGGCGGGGATATCATCGCTGCGGCATGCGTGCATCTTGCCGCTACCGTCGAGCCGAGACGTTTCGAGGGAGCCTGGATCGCGCAGGAGTACATCGAAGGACATACCGATCCCGTAAACCCGATCGTGATCGAGAACGGGCATATACGCGTCCCGCAGATGCCAGGGCTCGGTGTCAAGCCTGAGCGCTCCCAACTCAACGCGCCGATCGCGACTTTCGGAGACTGA